The following DNA comes from Alienimonas californiensis.
TCGGCGAGCACGTCGGGCGCCAGTTCCTCCGGGGAAAGGCGTTCCGGGAAGGAATCCGTCGTCGCCGCGGCCCGGATCAGGCCGTCGCCCTCGCTGTCCGGCAGGTAGACCGCTGCCTGTTCGCAGCCCACCACTTCGCGGCAGGCCGCCACCACGTCCGCCGCCGCCTGTCGAGACGCGTTTTCCCCCCCGCCGAACGACCGCAGCACCCGGTCGAGCCGGTACTTCTCGCGGTAGAAGATGCGGTCCAGCCGTTCGCGGAGCACATGGAACAGAGCGAAGGCCGCGGACCCGGCCAGCACGGCCGCCCCCGCCCGCACCAGGGTGGAGCCGGTGGGCGAGAGCGGCACGTCCATCACCCGATCGACCCGGGCCGCGACCGCCACGAATGCCCCGGCGGCGAGCGCCAACGCGCTGCGGGCCAGCAGCAGACGGGTTCCGCCCCGCAGCACCTCGTTCACCCGCAGCAGTCGGTACCGCACCATCCCGCCCGTGTAGGCGGCGGCGAACAGCAGGCTCACCCACAACACAGGCAGAAAGCCCAACACGTGCAGGAACCCGGGCCGGTCCCAGACCGCCAGATACAGCAGGAACGCCGCCGCGGGCACGCTGCACACCGCCGCCGCCAGAATCAGCCGCAACTGACCGCGCTCGACCCGCAAGGTGGCCCGCCGCCAGTGGGCCCACAGGGCGGCCAGCGTGAGGACGAACCCCGCGAGGGCCAGGCCCATCACCCCGTTCGCCGCCCAGCCCATCGCGTCCAGCAGACGCTCCTTCACCGCGTTGGTCGCGGGGGAGTCGTCCTCCGCCAGCCTGGCCGCCAGCACGGCGACTCCCGCCATCACGGCCGCCGCGATCCCCGCCGGCAGATACAGTGCCAGCCGCACCGCGAACCCGTGATCGCGGAGCACCGGCAACGCTCTCGGGTAGCTGAGGAAGAAGTGCAGCGTCACCGAGGGCAGCAGCGCCGCGGAGATCGTCAGCGGCAGCAACGCCGCGGTGGAGTGAGCCAGCGCCCACCACAGCGACACGCCCGACACTGCCACGACCGTCGTGGCGCTCATCAGAAAGAACAGTCGGGCCGCCCGGTCGAAGGGCCGCAGCCACGAGGCCATCCCCCCGACCACGGTCAGCCCGATCTGGAGGAGGAGCCAGCCGATCAGCAGCCCCATCCGGCCGACCGGCACGCCCTGCACGCGGACGTAGGCCATCCGCGGCGGGTCGCCCGGTTTGTCCTCCGACGGCCGGGAATACAGCACGCGGACGTACTGGCGCTTCGCATTGTCCTGAACGAACGGATGGTCCGCCTGCATCTGAAAACGCCGGATCGGGTCGTTTTCGTTCGCATCCGCAAACTGATCCGGCGATTTTCGATACAGCGGATCGCAGGCGTCGTAGAAGTCGACTGGACTCAGGATCTCCCGATCGCCGATCGCCCGGAGCAGGTCGCCCGGGCGGGGCTCGTCCGCCCCCGGCTCGCCCCAGACCTTCAGTCCGTCGGTGGCGATCAGCGTGGCGCCTTCCGACGCCGGATCGTCCGCCAGTACGATTCGGAGACGCAGATCCGGCGAGACCGCGACGTACGCGATCGACCCGATCGCGGCCAGCAGCGCCAACGTCCCAATGGTGAGCGCGACGTAGCGGCCGCTGAACGTCGGGACGGTCAACTGGACGGCTCGGGGAAGGGTGTCGAAAAGTGTCGAAAAGCTGTCGACAGTGAACTTCGACACCGACGAAGCGTCAAGCACTCGCTGCTCGAGGAAATATTTCCTGACAACTTCCGTGAACCGTTAAGCTAAGGGGCGTAAGACATTTACGTCGCCTCTCCGGGTGTCGACAAACTGTCGGATCCAGCTGTCGAAAGACTGTTTGGCGCCCGTATTGCAACGAGTCCTTCCCTTACGCGGCCCCCGTGGGCCGGAGCGGTGGGAATGAAGTCGTTGGGGGTAATCGCAGAGCGCGCAGCCTGACTTGCTGGCACGCCGCGATTGAACGCCGGACCTCGTTCCCGTCCCACCCGCTCCGGTTCCGGGGGTTGTTTTCGTTTCAGGGCCGCCGTTCGTCGGCGCTCTCGCTCAGTGCCGCGGTCACGGCATTCAGGAACAGGGCCGCGGCCCGCTCCTGCCGCTTGCGGCGCCCGCCGGAGGTGAGAGGGAGGCGGAACTCGACCACCGCGGCCCCGCCGACCGGCGTCCGGAGCCCCACGACCAGCCGTCCGTTTTCAGCGGGCGGGGCGTCCGGACCGAGGTGCCCGGTGATCGCCGCCGCCACGGCGGCGTGGGGCGTCCGCACCGCGGCGCCGGCGGCCATCGCCGCGGCGACCTGGGGGCTGACCGCTCCGTATTGCGTCAGCATCGCCCGTGACACGCCCAGCCACGCGGCTTTGCTTTCCGTTTGATAGGTGACGAACGACCCGGCCAGCAGGTCGGACGCCCCCGGCAGCCCGACCAGGGCCGCCGCCGCCAGCCCGCCGGTGCAGCTCTCCGCCAGCACGAGCGATTCGCACCGCGACCGCAGCAGGTCCGAGAGGGCGACGGCGGCTTCTTCGAGCGACGGCATCGCGGGCGACCGACAGGGCTGGGGCGAGTTTATCGGCCGCGGCGCCCTTTCCGCCCGTGCGGGCAGCGCCGGACGTCCGGGCAATAACGGCGGTGACGGCTGTACCGCGAACGGACGGTTCATGCCGGTTCGCGGGGTGGGGCCGGTCGATCCTTGCGGGGCCGGGAGCCCTCGCTCGCGGCTCTCTTTTCCCACCGCGGGCGTTTCCATGTCAAACCGCTTCGTCTTCCGCCCGTTCGGCGTCATGTCCGGACGGTCGCTGATCGCCGCGGCGGCCCTGTGCGTGGCGGCCTCGGCGCCCGCCGCGAGCCCGGAGGCGGAGCAGCTTGAGTCCGAAGCGCGGGCCCGGATCGTCACGGTGCAGGCGGGAAGCGGCACGATCCTCGCCCGTCGGCGTGCGGAGAAGGCGTTGCCGCTGGCCGCTCTCGACCCCGCCGCCCGGGCTCGGGCGGTGCAGGTGTTGGAGGACCAGACGCTGTTCCGCACGCTGCCGGTGCTGCGGTTCCCGATCCACGAGGACGGGCTAACCTACTTCGTCCAACACCCGGACGTGGCCGTCGCTCTGTGGCGGGTGCTGGGGGTCAGCCAGTGCGACATGTGGCAGACCGGCCCGAACAGCTATGAGGGCGACGCCGGCGACGGCTCGGTCGGGTTGTTCGACGTGCTGCTGCGGGGGAAAACGGATCAGCTCGTGCTGGTCGAGGGGCAGTTCAAATCGCCGGTCCTGAACGACCCGATTCAGGCGACCTGCCTGTTCCACCTGCACACGGAGACCGCCTTCGACGCCGCCGGCGAGCCCGTCGCCGTGGGACAGGCGAGCCTGTTCGTCTCCTTCCCCAGCCGGGCCGTCGGGGCCGCGGCGAAACTGATCTCCCCAGTCACGAACGTGGTGCTGGACCGGAACTTCGAAGAGGTCTGCCTGTTCGCCCACCTGATGGACCGCTCGATGCAGACCCGCCCGGTATGGGTCGAGGGGCTGGCGTCCAATCTGGACGGCGTCCTGCCGCGGCGGAAGGTGGAACTGAGCGAGCTGTCGGAACGCGTCTACGCCTCCGCCCGCTACCGGGAACGCCTGCGGGACCGGGACCCCGGCCTGCGGACCGCGGCGCCGACGATCGACGGCTACGGCGGGGTCCGGCGATAAGCCGGCGGGGTCAGCGTTCGGTCGGCAGCCGGGTCGGCGGCACGGCCTTCAGCCAGCGCCAGAACCACCAGCCGGCCAACAGCGGCAGCCCAATCTGCGGCGCGCGGAACGACAACAGGGCGCACAGCAGCACGAAGCCGACGGCTTTCCAGTCCCAGGCGGCCCACGCCGCCGGGCGATCGCGGGAGGGCAGGGCGAGCCAGAGCGCGCCCATCACGATGCCCACCCGCATCGCCCCCGCCCACCACAGTTCCA
Coding sequences within:
- a CDS encoding sigma 54-interacting transcriptional regulator; this encodes MSKFTVDSFSTLFDTLPRAVQLTVPTFSGRYVALTIGTLALLAAIGSIAYVAVSPDLRLRIVLADDPASEGATLIATDGLKVWGEPGADEPRPGDLLRAIGDREILSPVDFYDACDPLYRKSPDQFADANENDPIRRFQMQADHPFVQDNAKRQYVRVLYSRPSEDKPGDPPRMAYVRVQGVPVGRMGLLIGWLLLQIGLTVVGGMASWLRPFDRAARLFFLMSATTVVAVSGVSLWWALAHSTAALLPLTISAALLPSVTLHFFLSYPRALPVLRDHGFAVRLALYLPAGIAAAVMAGVAVLAARLAEDDSPATNAVKERLLDAMGWAANGVMGLALAGFVLTLAALWAHWRRATLRVERGQLRLILAAAVCSVPAAAFLLYLAVWDRPGFLHVLGFLPVLWVSLLFAAAYTGGMVRYRLLRVNEVLRGGTRLLLARSALALAAGAFVAVAARVDRVMDVPLSPTGSTLVRAGAAVLAGSAAFALFHVLRERLDRIFYREKYRLDRVLRSFGGGENASRQAAADVVAACREVVGCEQAAVYLPDSEGDGLIRAAATTDSFPERLSPEELAPDVLADGEEAAHGPAPGPGPVRSPEVRAATGAETLVPLPVEEGAEGASAGWILLGPKEDRTALSAEDLTFLEALSRTAAAALREGRVRRELESLRTRVRRRDERRERLERRVASLEAELAGTLGGAAEAPTVDGFDRGGLRGDGPAMRRALTTAAKAARCDVTVLLRGESGTGKELLARAIHANGRRAAGPLVAVHCAALSPALLESELFGHVKGAFTGADRDRPGRFEQADGGTLFLDEIGEVPAETQVKLLRALQERTFERVGGDKPISVDVRVIAATHRDLNAMIAAGTFREDLFYRLNVLPIELPPLRTRKEDLLDLADSFLHEAARKQDRAVTRIHPDAEAVLLRHLWPGNVRELRNTMERAVVLAESDTVTLADLPAELAPLRDPDAEVPSPAPPRPRTPPAAERMPFEATPAPPAAPAERTPAPPERPASVSREEAEKRRLVSALEACEGNKSRAARRLGLPRSTFYSRLQKHGVVP
- a CDS encoding CinA family protein, translated to MPSLEEAAVALSDLLRSRCESLVLAESCTGGLAAAALVGLPGASDLLAGSFVTYQTESKAAWLGVSRAMLTQYGAVSPQVAAAMAAGAAVRTPHAAVAAAITGHLGPDAPPAENGRLVVGLRTPVGGAAVVEFRLPLTSGGRRKRQERAAALFLNAVTAALSESADERRP